One Blastocatellia bacterium genomic window, GGTGGATTCAACATTCTATGAGCCGAACGTGATCGTTGGCGCTCCGCATCCCTGCTTCAAGCACGAGGAGCCGAGCGTGTATGGCCTGGATGCAGACGATCTATCTTGTGAAACCCGTCAGGTGCGCAATATCGTCAAACCGTGGTCGGTGGTGGCGCAGACGCAGCATCCGCTGGCCAAGGATGGTTATCGGTTCATCTTTCACACGCCCAAGTACCGGCATGGCTCACACACCACGCCGATAGATACCGACATGGTTGCGGTGCTGTTCGGCCCATTCGGTGATCTCTATCGGCATGACAAGCGCATGCCGTTTGTCACCGAAGGGTACGTTGACATCAACCCAGCCGATGCCAAAGAACTGGGCATTGAGGACGGCGATTACGTTTGGATTGACTCTGATCCGTCGGATCGTCCGTATCGCGGATGGAAGCAGGGCGATCCCGCCTACAAAGTCGCTCGACTCTTGTGTCGCGCGCGTTACTATCCGGGCACGCCGCGCGGCGTGACGCGCATGTGGTTCAACATGTACGCTGCGACGCCAGGCAGCGTCAAAGGCGCTGAGTCGCGGCCCGATGGCTTAGCCAAGAATCCTGACACGAATTATCAGGCGATGTTTCGCGGCGGCTCTCATCAGAGCGCGACACGCGGCTGGTTGAAACCGACGTTGATGACCGATTCGCTGCCGCGCAAGGAGCTGATGGGACATGCAATGGGCCAGGGATTCTTGCCGGATTCGCACTGTCCGACAGGCGCGCCGCGCGAAGCAATTGTCAAGATCACGCGCGCTGAACCGGGTGGCCTCGGTGGTCAAGGCTTGTGGCGACCGGCTCAACTGGGCTTGCGACCCGGCTATGAAAGCGACGCGATGAAAAAATTCCTCAACGGCGAATTCATCACGACGAAGGAGCGATAAGATTATGCCTCGCGTATACAATTGGCAAATTGGCCGCACGATGAGTTACTGGTATTCCGAGCATCGCCCGCAACGTCAGTTCGGCGCGGTGTTCGATATAAACAAGTGCATTGAGTGTCAAACCTGCACGCTGGCCTGCAAAACGACCTGGACGAGCGGACGTGGACAAGAATACATGCTGTGGAACAACGTTGAAACAAAACCTTACGGCAGCTATCCACTTGCCTGGGACGTCCAGTTACTCCAGCGGCTCGGCCCACAAACGTGGGAAGGAAAGACCTATACGGGTCGCACGATTTTTGAGGCAGCGCCCGCTGGCGAGCGCGTGCTCAACTCAACGCACGAGCAAGTAGATTACTGCTATCCCAACGTCGGCGAGGACGAGATTGCCGGCGCCGTCGAACGTGGCGGCTGGCTCAGCTTGCCGCAACAGGCCTGGATGTTCTATCTGGCGCGCATTTGCAATCACTGTACCTACCCAGCCTGCCTGTCGTCATGTCCCCGCTCGTCCATTTACAAGCGACCGGAAGACGGCATCGTCGTGATTGACCAGCAACGCTGCCGTGGCTATCAGGAATGCGTCAAGGGCTGCCCCTACGGTAAGGTCTACTTCAATCCCCATACCGGCACCAGTGAAAAGTGCATCGGGTGCTTCCCCAAGATCGAACAGGGGATTCAACCACAGTGTTTCGTCAATTGCATCGGCAAGATTCGGCTGCAAGGGTGGATCAGCACGCCCGACAAGGCCCGCGAAGATAATCCGATTGATTATCTGGTGCATGTGCGAAAACTGGCGCTGCCGCTCTATCCACAATTCGGATTGGAGCCGAACGTCTACTATGTGCCGCCCATCAACGTGCCTGATCACTTCCTCATTCAGATGTTCGGACCCGATGCGCCGGCGGCCGTGCGCACTTATCGCAATGCCAAGGACGACAAAACGCTTCAAGGCTTGTTCGCGCTGTTTGGTTCGACCGAGCGCACCATCCCGTTTTTCAAGATCGTCGGCGATATGGCCATCGCGCTCGACGACAACAAGAAGGAATTTGCCAGAGTGCCGATCTACGAACCGGTTCACATCCGTCCGGCTCAGGATCGCCTCTATCAGATCATGCGAAGCAATACGACATAGTTCGATTGCCAATTGCGGATGGACAGGAGTGATCCTATGAGCAACAAGATTGTCCCAATGATGGTGATGGTGATCGTGGCGCTCGCCGGTTGCGCACGCACCGCTGTTGATACGCAGCAAGTGTCTGCCGTGAAAATAACCGGGCCGCTGCCGGTCGAAGACCCCAACGCGAAGCTCTGGAACGACGCGCCGGAGCATCCGGCCAAACTCATGGTTC contains:
- a CDS encoding dehydrogenase; this encodes MPRVYNWQIGRTMSYWYSEHRPQRQFGAVFDINKCIECQTCTLACKTTWTSGRGQEYMLWNNVETKPYGSYPLAWDVQLLQRLGPQTWEGKTYTGRTIFEAAPAGERVLNSTHEQVDYCYPNVGEDEIAGAVERGGWLSLPQQAWMFYLARICNHCTYPACLSSCPRSSIYKRPEDGIVVIDQQRCRGYQECVKGCPYGKVYFNPHTGTSEKCIGCFPKIEQGIQPQCFVNCIGKIRLQGWISTPDKAREDNPIDYLVHVRKLALPLYPQFGLEPNVYYVPPINVPDHFLIQMFGPDAPAAVRTYRNAKDDKTLQGLFALFGSTERTIPFFKIVGDMAIALDDNKKEFARVPIYEPVHIRPAQDRLYQIMRSNTT